In Limnobaculum parvum, one DNA window encodes the following:
- a CDS encoding YfcZ/YiiS family protein produces MSDSLKCNAQETAACCCVDVGTVMDNTDCTASYQNIFTNRGEAELMLKMLTEKARATESEPCLIESRLTDVAGGVELSVDFTFSCQAETMIFQLGLR; encoded by the coding sequence ATGTCTGATTCATTAAAATGTAATGCACAAGAAACTGCTGCTTGTTGTTGCGTTGATGTTGGTACCGTGATGGACAACACAGATTGCACTGCGTCTTACCAAAATATTTTTACCAATCGCGGCGAAGCCGAACTCATGCTGAAAATGCTGACAGAAAAAGCGCGGGCCACCGAGTCTGAGCCTTGCCTGATTGAAAGCCGTTTAACTGACGTTGCCGGTGGCGTTGAACTGAGTGTTGATTTCACATTCTCATGTCAGGCCGAAACCATGATTTTCCAACTGGGCCTGCGTTAA
- the fadL gene encoding long-chain fatty acid transporter FadL yields the protein MHHKNILRKSALAIVIAAVSSNLYASGFQLQESSAAGLGRAFSGEGAIADNAASGSRNPASMTMFDRPTFSGGAIYVQPTVKISGTSPSGTDMSVSDITPNEWVPNLHFIYPINDRWAVGGSATSNFGLATEFSDDYTAGPLAGKTSLKTGNLNFSAAYRINEYFSFGAGFNAIYAEAEINRYAGENKNGMPKDTEVVHMKGDEWGYGWNAGLLYEIDKENRIGLSYRSQVDIDFSGDYSSELPSKYNALQKATGMPWGTNSQTINGDLTLSLPEIWELSGYHKVAPKWAMHYGLSYTSWSEFKELNATGSDGQTLFYKKENFRDAYRIALGTTYYHDDTWTWRAGIAFDDSAAPADTRSISIPDQDRLWLSLGSTYNFTKDASVDVGVSYMNGQKVKIEEKLNNSAKSPTYTFHSEGKAWLYGINLNYTF from the coding sequence ATGCACCACAAAAATATTTTAAGAAAGTCAGCATTGGCAATTGTTATCGCAGCAGTATCTTCTAATCTGTATGCTTCGGGCTTTCAGCTTCAAGAATCATCGGCTGCAGGATTGGGTCGTGCATTTTCCGGTGAAGGTGCTATTGCAGATAATGCAGCATCAGGCAGCCGTAACCCTGCATCAATGACGATGTTTGACCGCCCTACTTTTTCTGGTGGTGCCATTTACGTTCAGCCTACGGTAAAAATCAGCGGTACTTCACCGTCAGGCACAGACATGTCAGTTAGCGATATCACGCCGAATGAGTGGGTTCCCAACCTTCACTTTATCTACCCAATTAACGATCGTTGGGCTGTGGGTGGTTCTGCAACCAGCAACTTTGGCCTTGCTACTGAGTTTAGCGACGATTATACAGCCGGCCCTTTGGCGGGTAAAACTTCACTGAAAACCGGTAATCTTAATTTTAGTGCAGCCTACCGTATTAACGAATATTTCAGTTTTGGTGCTGGTTTTAATGCCATTTACGCTGAGGCAGAAATCAACCGCTATGCGGGTGAAAACAAAAACGGAATGCCAAAGGATACCGAAGTCGTCCATATGAAAGGCGACGAGTGGGGCTACGGCTGGAACGCCGGACTGCTATATGAAATTGATAAAGAAAACCGCATCGGTCTGAGCTATCGCTCTCAGGTAGACATCGACTTCAGCGGCGATTACAGCAGCGAACTACCATCTAAATATAATGCGTTACAGAAAGCGACTGGGATGCCGTGGGGAACCAATAGTCAAACCATTAACGGCGATTTGACCCTATCCCTACCTGAAATATGGGAACTGTCTGGATACCATAAAGTAGCACCAAAATGGGCGATGCATTATGGTTTAAGCTATACCAGTTGGAGCGAGTTTAAAGAACTCAATGCAACCGGTTCAGATGGGCAAACGCTGTTTTATAAGAAAGAAAACTTCCGTGATGCATACCGCATAGCATTAGGTACCACTTACTATCATGATGATACTTGGACATGGCGTGCCGGTATCGCATTTGACGACAGTGCTGCTCCTGCTGACACTCGTTCTATTTCTATCCCTGACCAAGACCGCTTATGGTTAAGTCTGGGATCAACTTATAACTTCACCAAAGATGCTTCAGTTGATGTTGGCGTATCTTATATGAACGGTCAGAAAGTGAAAATTGAAGAGAAATTGAACAATTCGGCCAAGAGCCCAACTTATACTTTCCATTCAGAAGGAAAGGCATGGCTATACGGTATCAACCTGAACTATACCTTCTAA
- the mlaA gene encoding phospholipid-binding lipoprotein MlaA — MKRRLISMALAGVMLTGCANSGSLNEDGTRQDPLEGFNRSMFNFNYKFMDPYVVRPVAVVWRDYMPQPARNGLSNFTSNLGEPASMVNNFLQGNVYDGFRHFNRFFVNTLLGMGGFIDVAGMSNDKLKKGDNKAFGQVLGHYDVPYGPYAVLPAYGSATLRDEGGGYVDYVYPVLSWITFWGSVGKWTVEGIESRAQLLDQDQMLANSPDPYIFVREAYFQRHDFLVNDGKVDAEKNPNANALKDQLNDID, encoded by the coding sequence ATGAAACGCCGTCTTATCAGTATGGCACTGGCCGGAGTGATGTTAACCGGGTGTGCTAACAGTGGGAGCCTGAACGAAGATGGAACCCGTCAGGACCCACTGGAAGGTTTTAACCGCTCCATGTTCAATTTTAACTATAAGTTCATGGATCCGTATGTTGTTCGCCCCGTTGCGGTGGTATGGCGTGATTATATGCCGCAGCCTGCGCGTAATGGCCTCAGCAATTTCACCAGTAACTTAGGTGAGCCAGCGAGCATGGTGAACAATTTCTTACAGGGTAACGTTTATGATGGTTTCCGCCATTTTAACCGCTTTTTCGTGAATACTTTGTTGGGTATGGGCGGCTTTATCGATGTTGCCGGTATGTCCAATGACAAGTTGAAAAAAGGCGATAACAAAGCGTTCGGTCAGGTGTTGGGGCATTATGATGTCCCTTACGGGCCTTATGCCGTATTACCTGCTTATGGCTCTGCGACCCTGCGTGATGAAGGTGGTGGTTATGTGGATTATGTTTATCCGGTACTAAGCTGGATAACCTTCTGGGGTTCTGTGGGTAAATGGACCGTTGAGGGTATTGAAAGCCGCGCTCAACTCCTCGATCAGGATCAGATGCTGGCTAACTCACCAGATCCGTATATCTTTGTTCGTGAAGCTTACTTCCAACGCCATGACTTCTTGGTCAATGACGGTAAGGTTGATGCTGAGAAGAACCCAAACGCGAATGCGCTGAAAGATCAATTGAATGATATCGATTAA
- the ccmI gene encoding c-type cytochrome biogenesis protein CcmI encodes MIAFWLTIIVLLVIAAALLIMPTLGQPDPNADTDRDAINKAYYQQRLTELSADEEQGVIGERDTMIAELQHNLLEDIPESERAVKQTPLGKTALIPGVLLLVVVSLGLYFHTGGLAQVMQWQQIMKMLPELRQKADSGQLVAAEDIARFGLGLRTELLSDPSNVRDWTMLGLAGLKLGDGEMALQAYEKAHQLSPKDSYIQIIYAKLLTRSNNPNDIQQASDMLKNILKVEPNNTDALSALAMNAFGQGNFNEAIMAWEKVLTLLPADDKGIDVIKSSLAYAKAQVTSNGYRLAVKLVLSPEMTSHLPAQGRVMIAVMDGESPIPVAVKQLPLDKFPLELLLDDSNSMMPARLLSNLKQVKVKATITSNDQADTQRLVGESDIHPFSGKETVDVTIGHIKQ; translated from the coding sequence ATGATCGCATTTTGGCTGACAATTATTGTATTACTGGTTATTGCTGCGGCGTTGCTGATTATGCCAACGCTGGGCCAGCCGGACCCTAACGCAGATACCGACCGTGATGCCATCAACAAAGCATATTATCAGCAGCGTCTGACAGAGTTAAGTGCCGATGAAGAGCAGGGGGTTATTGGTGAGCGAGACACCATGATCGCCGAGCTACAGCATAATTTGCTGGAAGATATCCCGGAAAGTGAACGTGCGGTGAAACAGACTCCACTTGGCAAGACGGCACTGATACCCGGCGTATTATTGTTGGTTGTGGTATCGCTGGGGCTTTATTTTCATACCGGTGGCTTAGCGCAGGTGATGCAGTGGCAGCAGATTATGAAAATGTTGCCGGAGCTACGTCAGAAAGCAGATAGCGGTCAACTGGTGGCTGCGGAAGATATTGCGCGCTTTGGACTGGGTTTGCGTACCGAGCTGCTTTCCGACCCTAGCAATGTCCGTGACTGGACGATGTTGGGACTAGCCGGATTGAAGCTGGGCGATGGTGAGATGGCATTACAGGCTTATGAAAAAGCCCATCAGCTGTCGCCAAAAGATAGTTATATTCAGATCATCTACGCTAAATTGCTGACGCGTTCTAATAACCCGAATGATATTCAGCAGGCCAGCGATATGCTGAAAAATATCCTAAAGGTGGAACCCAATAATACCGACGCACTGTCGGCATTAGCGATGAATGCTTTTGGTCAGGGTAATTTCAATGAAGCGATTATGGCTTGGGAGAAGGTGTTAACGCTGCTGCCTGCGGATGACAAAGGTATTGATGTGATTAAAAGTAGCCTTGCCTATGCTAAAGCTCAGGTGACCTCTAACGGCTATCGATTAGCGGTTAAACTGGTATTATCGCCAGAAATGACCTCGCATTTACCTGCACAGGGAAGGGTCATGATAGCGGTAATGGATGGTGAATCGCCAATACCGGTGGCAGTTAAACAATTGCCGTTAGATAAATTTCCGTTAGAATTGTTATTAGATGACAGTAATTCGATGATGCCCGCACGTTTACTTTCCAACCTAAAGCAGGTGAAAGTGAAGGCGACCATTACCAGTAACGATCAGGCTGATACCCAGCGTTTGGTTGGGGAAAGTGATATTCATCCATTCAGCGGTAAAGAAACTGTCGACGTGACAATCGGACATATTAAACAGTAA
- a CDS encoding cytochrome c-type biogenesis protein, protein MFKRISFILFGLVVTFFAHAAIDTYNFKSVEEEQQFRELTGQLRCPKCQNNSIADSNAPIATDMREKVYELMEQGQSRQDIINYMVARYGNFVTYEPPVTPATIFLWLVPVLCVVIGAGAIVMLSRRRKVSASWAEPETLSEQEKARLQQLLNDKTDAKGRKTS, encoded by the coding sequence ATGTTTAAGCGTATTTCCTTTATTCTATTTGGTCTGGTGGTGACCTTTTTTGCTCACGCTGCCATTGATACTTATAACTTTAAGTCAGTGGAAGAGGAGCAGCAGTTTCGTGAGCTGACAGGGCAATTGCGTTGCCCTAAGTGCCAAAACAACAGCATTGCTGATTCAAATGCCCCCATCGCTACGGATATGCGGGAAAAGGTGTATGAACTGATGGAGCAAGGGCAGTCACGGCAGGATATTATCAATTATATGGTCGCCCGTTACGGCAATTTTGTCACTTATGAACCACCGGTTACACCAGCCACCATTTTCTTGTGGTTAGTTCCGGTGCTGTGTGTGGTGATTGGCGCTGGTGCGATTGTGATGCTATCTCGTCGTCGTAAAGTCAGCGCTTCATGGGCTGAGCCTGAGACTCTGTCGGAGCAAGAAAAAGCACGATTACAGCAACTACTTAACGATAAAACAGACGCTAAAGGCAGGAAGACATCATGA
- a CDS encoding DsbE family thiol:disulfide interchange protein codes for MNKKLLFIPLIVFLGLVVAFMVQLQRNAQGDDPTTLESALIGKPVPKFKLESLDIPGKIYDQAALHDGKPILLNVWATWCPTCYAEHQFLNKLSAQGIRVVGMNYKDERNKAIKWLNDLGNPYALSLYDNNGMLGLDLGVYGAPETFLIDGDGIVRYRHAGDLNDRIWEDEIKPLWIKYQGSGS; via the coding sequence ATGAATAAGAAGCTATTGTTTATTCCATTAATTGTCTTTCTGGGGCTGGTTGTGGCGTTTATGGTGCAGCTACAGCGTAATGCCCAAGGTGACGATCCAACGACTCTGGAATCGGCGCTGATAGGTAAACCGGTACCAAAATTTAAGCTGGAATCCCTGGATATCCCGGGAAAAATCTACGATCAGGCTGCGTTGCATGATGGCAAACCCATATTGTTAAACGTTTGGGCAACATGGTGCCCAACCTGCTATGCCGAACATCAGTTTTTAAATAAGCTGTCGGCTCAGGGGATCCGCGTAGTAGGTATGAATTATAAAGATGAGCGCAATAAAGCCATCAAATGGCTGAACGATTTGGGCAATCCTTATGCGTTAAGTTTGTATGATAACAACGGCATGCTGGGGCTGGATCTCGGTGTTTACGGCGCTCCGGAGACGTTTCTGATTGATGGCGACGGCATTGTGCGTTATCGCCATGCCGGTGACCTTAACGATCGTATTTGGGAAGACGAAATTAAACCCCTTTGGATTAAATATCAGGGGAGCGGTTCATAA
- a CDS encoding heme lyase CcmF/NrfE family subunit — MIPELGNFALALATALALLLSIYPLLGAYKQDARMMAVARPLTYGVLATTLLAFGCLVYAFIINDFSVIYVATNSNSQLPVYFRMAAVWGAHEGSLLLWIVLLSLWTTAVALLSSKMPLDAVARVLSVLGMINVGFLLFVILTSNPFTRTLPMFPIDGRDLNPLLQDIGLVFHPPLLYMGYVGFSVAFAFAISSLMVGRLDTAWARWSRPWTTAAWIFLTLGIALGSYWAYYELGWGGWWFWDPVENASLMPWIAGTALMHSLAVTEKRGTFKAWTVLLAIIAFSLCLLGTFLVRSGILVSVHSFASDPARGMFILAFLVVVIGGSLLLYAVNGARVSKTKARHEFFSRESFLLSNNILLMAAMLVVLLGTLLPLVHKQLGLGSISVGAPFFDSMFIWLMVPFSLLLGVAPLVRWRRDEPSKLLKRLIVALIITLAASFALPWLLQDQIMAMTVLGLMMSIWVVVLTLMELHERATHRHSFFKGLTQLSRSHWGMVIAHLGMAVTVFGIAFSQNYSVERDVRMKDGDSIMIHDYKFTFLDVREISGPNYTGGAGELKITRKGKPEASLHAEKRYYKVAGSMMTEAAIDGGITRDLYAALGEQLNDGAWAVRIYYKPFIRWIWFGGLFMAFGGLLCILDPRYRIKKSLAREETI; from the coding sequence ATGATACCTGAGCTTGGGAATTTTGCGCTGGCGCTGGCAACGGCATTGGCGCTGCTATTAAGCATCTATCCGTTATTGGGTGCTTATAAACAAGATGCTCGCATGATGGCCGTTGCCCGGCCTTTGACCTATGGCGTACTGGCTACTACTTTGCTGGCTTTTGGCTGTCTGGTGTATGCCTTTATTATTAATGACTTCAGCGTTATTTATGTCGCCACTAACTCTAACAGTCAGCTTCCGGTTTATTTCCGCATGGCGGCGGTTTGGGGGGCGCATGAAGGTTCCCTGCTGCTGTGGATCGTTCTGCTCTCATTATGGACAACGGCTGTTGCGCTTTTGAGTAGCAAAATGCCGTTGGATGCGGTAGCTAGAGTGCTGTCAGTTTTGGGGATGATTAATGTTGGTTTCCTGCTGTTTGTTATTCTGACCTCCAACCCGTTTACCCGTACGTTACCGATGTTCCCTATTGATGGGCGAGACCTGAATCCGCTGTTACAAGACATCGGTCTGGTTTTCCACCCGCCGCTGTTATATATGGGGTATGTTGGTTTCTCCGTAGCCTTTGCGTTTGCTATTTCTTCTCTGATGGTAGGGCGTTTGGATACAGCCTGGGCCCGCTGGTCTCGCCCGTGGACCACTGCCGCATGGATTTTTCTGACGTTGGGTATCGCGCTGGGTTCTTACTGGGCTTATTACGAGTTGGGTTGGGGCGGTTGGTGGTTCTGGGATCCGGTAGAAAATGCTTCATTAATGCCATGGATTGCCGGTACCGCATTAATGCACTCCCTAGCCGTAACGGAAAAACGAGGCACTTTCAAAGCCTGGACCGTATTACTGGCGATTATTGCGTTTTCTCTATGTCTGTTAGGCACTTTTCTGGTGCGTTCCGGCATTCTGGTTTCTGTTCACTCCTTCGCCTCGGATCCGGCGCGCGGTATGTTTATTCTGGCGTTCCTCGTGGTGGTGATCGGTGGATCTTTATTGCTCTATGCCGTAAACGGTGCGCGAGTGAGTAAGACCAAAGCTCGTCATGAGTTTTTCTCTAGGGAATCTTTCTTATTGAGCAACAATATTCTGCTGATGGCGGCAATGTTGGTGGTTCTTCTTGGCACGCTGTTACCGCTGGTGCATAAACAGTTGGGATTAGGTTCAATCTCGGTGGGTGCGCCATTCTTTGACTCCATGTTTATCTGGCTGATGGTGCCATTCTCCCTGTTATTGGGCGTTGCTCCATTGGTTCGCTGGCGTCGTGATGAGCCATCGAAACTGTTAAAACGCCTGATCGTTGCCCTGATTATTACACTGGCTGCTTCATTTGCCTTACCGTGGCTGTTGCAGGACCAGATTATGGCTATGACCGTATTGGGTCTGATGATGTCCATCTGGGTGGTGGTACTGACACTGATGGAGTTGCACGAGCGTGCCACACATCGTCATAGTTTCTTTAAAGGGTTAACCCAACTTTCCCGCAGTCATTGGGGAATGGTCATCGCTCACTTAGGTATGGCAGTTACCGTATTTGGTATTGCCTTTAGCCAGAACTATAGTGTGGAACGTGATGTGCGCATGAAAGATGGTGATAGCATCATGATTCATGATTATAAGTTCACTTTTCTTGATGTTCGCGAAATTTCTGGGCCAAACTATACCGGCGGTGCCGGTGAGTTGAAAATTACTCGTAAAGGTAAGCCTGAGGCTTCTCTGCATGCAGAGAAGCGCTACTACAAAGTGGCTGGCAGTATGATGACCGAAGCCGCCATTGATGGTGGTATTACACGGGATCTGTATGCCGCATTGGGTGAACAGCTTAATGACGGAGCCTGGGCTGTCCGTATCTATTATAAACCGTTTATCCGCTGGATTTGGTTCGGTGGTTTGTTTATGGCGTTTGGTGGTCTGCTGTGTATTCTGGACCCGCGTTACCGGATTAAGAAATCATTGGCCCGTGAGGAGACAATATGA
- the ccmE gene encoding cytochrome c maturation protein CcmE: MNPRRKNRMYLALAVLVGMAVTISLVLYALRSNIDLFYTPGEIVYGKGEEKIKPEPGQRLRIGGMVMTGSVKRDPDSLKVSFKVYDARAAIDVHYEGILPDLFREEQSVVAQGVFEENNVINAKEVLAKHDENYMPPEVEEAMKENHHRPEADYKNKPAAQGNAK; this comes from the coding sequence ATGAATCCGCGTCGTAAGAACCGAATGTATTTGGCACTTGCCGTATTGGTTGGAATGGCAGTGACGATTTCGTTGGTATTGTATGCCCTGCGTTCCAATATCGACCTGTTTTACACCCCGGGTGAAATCGTCTACGGTAAAGGTGAAGAAAAAATTAAACCTGAACCGGGGCAGCGGTTACGTATTGGCGGCATGGTGATGACAGGGTCGGTAAAACGCGATCCAGACTCGCTTAAAGTCAGCTTTAAAGTTTACGATGCTCGCGCGGCAATCGACGTTCACTATGAAGGTATTCTGCCAGACCTGTTCCGTGAAGAACAAAGCGTGGTTGCTCAGGGCGTATTTGAAGAGAACAATGTGATTAATGCTAAAGAAGTATTAGCCAAGCATGACGAAAATTATATGCCGCCAGAAGTGGAAGAGGCGATGAAAGAGAATCATCATCGTCCTGAGGCCGACTATAAAAATAAACCAGCGGCTCAGGGGAATGCTAAATGA
- the ccmD gene encoding heme exporter protein CcmD yields the protein MTPAFSSWQEFFAMGGYGFFVWLAVAATLIPLLALVWHTRWQRKQLLTEIQRRKSREARIENAKNKQEASL from the coding sequence ATGACACCGGCATTTTCTTCATGGCAGGAATTTTTTGCAATGGGCGGTTATGGCTTTTTTGTCTGGCTGGCCGTGGCGGCAACCTTGATCCCTCTACTGGCACTGGTTTGGCATACCCGATGGCAGCGGAAACAATTATTAACGGAAATTCAGCGTCGTAAATCTCGCGAAGCCCGAATCGAAAATGCAAAGAATAAGCAGGAGGCAAGCCTATGA
- a CDS encoding heme ABC transporter permease, with protein sequence MWKWLHSLAKPETLYRICGKFIPWLAIAGVISLLAGWIWGFGFAPSDYQQGDSFRIIYIHVPAAIWSMGIYGSMAIAAFIGLIWQMKSADMVASAMAPVGAVFTFIALATGSAWGKPMWGTWWVWDARLTSELVLLFLYLGAIALYNAFDDRRLAGRAAGILVLVGVVNLPIIHFSVEWWNTLHQGSTNMQQTVDPSMRAPLRLSIFGYLFFFITLTLMRLRNLILIHDRQKPWVESLVSKGIGK encoded by the coding sequence ATGTGGAAGTGGCTACATTCCCTCGCGAAACCAGAGACGTTATATCGAATCTGCGGTAAGTTTATTCCCTGGCTGGCGATTGCTGGTGTTATTAGTTTATTGGCTGGCTGGATATGGGGATTTGGTTTTGCCCCATCAGACTACCAACAGGGTGACAGCTTCCGGATTATCTATATTCATGTGCCGGCCGCCATCTGGTCGATGGGAATATATGGTTCCATGGCCATCGCTGCTTTTATCGGCCTGATATGGCAAATGAAATCGGCCGATATGGTGGCTTCCGCTATGGCGCCGGTTGGTGCTGTATTTACCTTTATCGCATTAGCGACCGGTTCTGCATGGGGAAAACCAATGTGGGGAACGTGGTGGGTATGGGATGCTCGCCTAACGTCTGAACTGGTTCTGTTGTTCCTCTATTTAGGCGCTATCGCGCTCTATAACGCCTTTGACGATCGACGCTTGGCCGGGCGCGCCGCTGGCATTCTGGTGCTGGTTGGCGTAGTGAATTTACCCATAATCCATTTTTCGGTGGAGTGGTGGAATACTTTGCATCAGGGCTCAACCAATATGCAACAAACCGTTGACCCGAGCATGAGAGCACCGCTGAGACTCTCTATTTTTGGTTATCTCTTCTTCTTTATTACGTTAACCCTCATGCGGTTACGTAATTTGATTCTTATTCATGACCGCCAGAAACCTTGGGTTGAGTCACTGGTTAGTAAGGGGATTGGCAAATGA
- the ccmB gene encoding heme exporter protein CcmB: MFVSILHRELKIAFRRGSEIINPLWFFLIVVTLFPLSIGPEPQLLSRIAPGVVWVAALLASLLSLERLLRDDFLDGSLEQLMLLPVPLPLTILAKVCAHWLLTGLPLLILSPLMALLLSFDYATWKAVVLTLLLGTPTLSFIGAIGVSLTVGLRKGGVLLSLLILPLYIPVLIFATSAIDAASMSLPINGYLAILGAILAGTATLAPFAASAALRVSVQ; the protein is encoded by the coding sequence ATGTTTGTTTCGATTTTGCACCGTGAGCTGAAAATCGCTTTTCGCAGGGGCTCTGAGATTATTAACCCACTGTGGTTCTTTTTAATTGTAGTAACACTGTTCCCATTAAGCATTGGGCCGGAGCCGCAGTTGTTATCGCGTATAGCTCCAGGTGTGGTTTGGGTTGCGGCGCTACTGGCTTCTTTACTCTCGCTGGAACGGCTACTGAGAGATGATTTTCTGGATGGCTCGTTGGAACAACTAATGCTGTTGCCCGTGCCTCTGCCACTGACCATTTTGGCAAAAGTATGTGCTCATTGGCTGTTAACCGGTTTGCCATTACTTATTTTATCGCCACTGATGGCGCTGTTGCTGTCATTTGATTACGCAACTTGGAAAGCCGTCGTGCTGACCTTACTGTTAGGAACGCCAACCTTAAGCTTTATTGGCGCAATTGGTGTATCGTTAACCGTTGGCCTGCGTAAAGGCGGGGTTTTACTGAGTTTACTGATACTGCCGTTATATATTCCGGTATTGATTTTTGCGACTTCGGCGATTGATGCCGCTTCGATGTCGTTGCCAATTAATGGTTATTTGGCCATTTTAGGCGCTATTTTGGCAGGAACCGCGACGTTAGCACCTTTTGCCGCTTCCGCCGCTTTACGGGTAAGTGTGCAATAA
- the ccmA gene encoding cytochrome c biogenesis heme-transporting ATPase CcmA, translating to MLEAQGLNCIRDERALFTELSFVIHPGELVQIEGPNGAGKTSLLRILAGLASSDGGDILWQGESTRRNRDSYHHSLLYIGHHAGVKAVLTPFENLSFFQKSTGKKDSNAIWSALSQVGLVGYEDVPVAQLSAGQHRRVALARLWLSDAPLWILDEPLTAIDKQGVEHLTRLFEQHAEKGGIVILTTHQDMMSTRCPIRKIKLDGGVWR from the coding sequence ATGTTGGAAGCGCAAGGACTGAATTGTATCCGTGACGAAAGAGCTCTGTTTACTGAGCTGAGTTTTGTTATTCATCCCGGAGAGCTAGTCCAGATTGAAGGGCCTAACGGTGCAGGGAAAACCAGCCTGTTACGCATTCTTGCCGGATTAGCCAGCAGTGATGGTGGTGATATCCTTTGGCAGGGCGAATCAACGCGCCGCAATCGCGATAGTTATCATCACTCTCTTCTCTATATTGGTCATCATGCGGGTGTTAAGGCGGTATTAACGCCGTTTGAGAACCTTTCATTTTTCCAGAAATCCACCGGTAAAAAAGATTCAAATGCCATTTGGAGTGCGCTATCACAAGTTGGGCTAGTGGGATATGAAGATGTGCCAGTCGCGCAGCTTTCTGCCGGTCAGCACCGTCGGGTCGCGTTGGCGCGCTTGTGGCTGAGTGATGCACCATTGTGGATTCTGGATGAGCCATTAACCGCCATCGATAAACAGGGCGTAGAGCATTTAACGCGCCTGTTTGAACAACATGCAGAAAAGGGCGGTATTGTGATACTGACCACCCATCAGGATATGATGAGTACCCGCTGCCCGATTCGTAAAATTAAGCTTGATGGCGGGGTGTGGCGCTGA
- a CDS encoding DinI-like family protein, with protein MRVEITIDKRNQKQLPSDGLAVVENELQERLSKKYPGTGIRVRFSSATSISVTGGSKDQSAAVNKIVEQMFEESEEWMSN; from the coding sequence ATGCGTGTAGAAATCACTATCGATAAACGAAATCAGAAACAGTTACCAAGTGATGGTCTTGCTGTCGTGGAAAATGAACTACAAGAACGATTATCAAAAAAATATCCGGGTACCGGTATTCGAGTCCGATTTTCATCTGCAACGAGTATTAGCGTTACTGGCGGTTCTAAAGATCAGTCCGCGGCGGTTAACAAAATCGTTGAGCAAATGTTTGAAGAATCAGAAGAGTGGATGTCGAATTAA